The candidate division WOR-3 bacterium genome contains a region encoding:
- a CDS encoding ribose-phosphate pyrophosphokinase — translation MINMDKFSQNFITPERFDKTKSRLLHGPNGWLLFVACNSGISLVQDIKRHYEEMLKVNGSYLKEIPLIGTDNNPLTMIFQDTETCPRLTRHVAGSNAFVFQCIHENKSSNSVNENLQQLLQSVRTLKAHRAQTVTVVTPYSPYSRQDKPTFMQREATLAKLFADQLKVAGANIHLTYHPHALSLFGLYEPDMTLVALSGLDLFLEIFCEFKNSKEVVAVSTDSGGAKFTVHFAENMGVSHAIVNKFRHGKDSSDMLGVIGDLENKKTALITDDETVTGSSFLNVVKNLNLNHGIQNIHVGISHLKMKENNIPKLVEAHEKYGLSKMHVTDSIPQIPEILNLDFVEVHSLARRFASTINRLHNDVSVSELFSSIK, via the coding sequence ATGATAAACATGGACAAGTTCAGCCAAAATTTCATCACGCCCGAGAGGTTCGACAAAACGAAGAGCCGGCTTCTTCACGGACCCAACGGCTGGCTTCTTTTCGTAGCTTGTAATTCCGGAATATCTCTCGTGCAGGACATCAAACGCCACTACGAAGAAATGCTGAAAGTAAACGGAAGCTACTTGAAAGAGATTCCTCTCATTGGAACAGACAACAACCCCCTGACGATGATTTTTCAGGACACCGAGACATGCCCTCGCCTGACAAGGCACGTAGCGGGATCAAACGCTTTTGTCTTTCAGTGCATACATGAAAACAAATCCAGCAACTCCGTCAACGAAAACCTCCAACAGCTTCTTCAGTCGGTGAGGACTTTAAAAGCTCACAGGGCTCAGACCGTAACTGTTGTAACTCCCTATTCGCCTTATTCACGTCAGGACAAGCCCACTTTCATGCAGAGGGAAGCGACACTCGCCAAACTTTTCGCCGACCAGCTAAAAGTCGCCGGAGCAAACATACACCTGACCTACCATCCCCATGCATTGTCTCTTTTCGGTTTATACGAGCCTGACATGACTCTTGTCGCTCTGAGCGGACTCGACCTGTTCCTGGAAATATTCTGTGAATTCAAAAACAGCAAAGAAGTTGTAGCGGTCTCAACCGATTCCGGCGGCGCGAAGTTCACCGTTCATTTTGCAGAGAATATGGGGGTTTCACACGCGATAGTAAACAAATTCAGGCATGGAAAAGATTCATCGGATATGTTAGGAGTCATAGGCGATCTCGAAAACAAAAAAACGGCCCTGATAACTGACGACGAGACGGTGACGGGAAGCTCTTTCCTGAACGTTGTAAAAAATCTCAACCTGAACCACGGAATACAAAATATACACGTCGGAATATCACATTTGAAGATGAAGGAGAACAACATCCCCAAACTCGTCGAGGCGCACGAGAAATACGGGCTTTCGAAAATGCATGTCACCGATTCTATCCCGCAAATCCCTGAAATATTGAACCTTGATTTTGTCGAAGTACACAGCCTTGCGAGGCGCTTTGCTTCAACTATCAACAGGCTTCACAACGATGTCTCTGTAAGCGAGCTCTTCTCTTCAATTAAATGA
- the hutH gene encoding histidine ammonia-lyase yields the protein MKRVIISEKNISIEDVLSVAVDKTRVSISNSAIEKIQKARKTVEKASLGNVSVYGINTGFGSLAEKKISPEQVEKLQLNLVLSHSSGTGPLLDEDAVRAMMFLRACVMAKGHSGVRPEVVILLKDILNHRAYPQVPSLGSVGASGDLAPLAHLTLGLIGRGNFIFEGKIISADKFYKKTGLKPLVLKAKEGLALLNGTQFMTAVGILAYQKAENLSFSSDVSGALTLEALDGRPEAFDQKIHALRPYPGQIKTAENIRKLIKNSKNIYRDKYSRVQDPYSLRCMPQVHGVLKGSLTAAKKTLETEINSVTDNPIVFPEQGEILSGGNFHGQPIAYTMDSLSLALTNIGAISERRTDLLLDEKRSGLTPFLASEPGVESGYMIAHLTSASLLNLVKKAAQPCSSDSMPTSAGREDHVSFGSNSALTCMEAADHVSTIIAIEFLTSSRAVDLFRKKDKLGIGTELAHNFIRKIIPFQKKDHVISKEINGLKKSPNDGSFNFIKQEI from the coding sequence GTGAAAAGAGTCATTATATCTGAAAAGAACATATCAATCGAAGATGTCTTGTCCGTCGCGGTGGATAAAACCAGGGTATCAATTTCAAACAGCGCCATAGAAAAGATTCAAAAAGCGAGAAAAACCGTTGAAAAGGCTTCTCTCGGGAACGTTTCCGTCTATGGAATAAACACCGGCTTCGGTTCACTCGCCGAAAAGAAAATAAGCCCCGAACAGGTAGAAAAACTACAGCTCAACCTCGTCCTTTCGCACAGCTCAGGAACAGGACCTTTGTTGGATGAAGACGCGGTCAGGGCGATGATGTTTCTAAGAGCCTGCGTAATGGCGAAAGGTCATTCGGGCGTACGACCGGAAGTTGTCATCTTATTGAAGGACATATTGAACCACAGGGCGTATCCGCAGGTGCCATCACTCGGATCCGTCGGAGCTTCAGGCGATTTAGCTCCACTGGCACATCTGACTCTCGGACTGATAGGCAGGGGAAATTTCATATTCGAAGGAAAAATAATCTCCGCCGATAAATTTTACAAAAAAACAGGCCTAAAACCGCTTGTGTTGAAGGCAAAAGAAGGACTTGCCCTGTTAAACGGAACCCAGTTCATGACGGCAGTTGGAATTCTCGCATACCAGAAAGCGGAAAATCTGTCTTTTTCTTCGGACGTCTCCGGAGCTTTGACCCTCGAGGCTCTCGACGGAAGACCAGAAGCTTTCGATCAGAAAATTCACGCTTTAAGGCCTTATCCCGGTCAAATCAAAACGGCTGAAAACATAAGAAAACTCATAAAAAACAGCAAAAACATATACAGGGACAAGTATTCCAGGGTTCAGGATCCCTATTCGCTTAGATGCATGCCGCAAGTTCACGGTGTTTTAAAGGGTTCACTGACGGCGGCAAAAAAAACCCTCGAAACAGAGATAAATTCGGTGACCGACAACCCGATTGTGTTCCCGGAGCAGGGAGAAATTCTCTCAGGCGGGAATTTTCACGGACAACCTATTGCCTACACCATGGACTCTTTAAGCCTAGCCCTGACAAATATCGGTGCGATATCAGAGAGAAGAACAGACCTTCTTCTCGACGAAAAAAGAAGCGGACTCACGCCATTTTTAGCTTCAGAACCAGGTGTCGAATCCGGTTACATGATAGCTCACCTTACAAGCGCCTCATTGTTAAACCTCGTAAAAAAAGCCGCCCAACCCTGTTCATCGGATTCGATGCCCACATCCGCGGGAAGAGAGGACCATGTCAGCTTCGGGTCAAACTCAGCTCTCACCTGCATGGAAGCTGCAGATCACGTCTCGACAATCATCGCTATTGAATTCTTGACCTCCTCAAGAGCAGTTGACCTTTTCCGGAAAAAAGACAAACTCGGCATCGGCACTGAATTGGCTCATAATTTTATCAGAAAAATAATTCCTTTTCAGAAGAAAGATCATGTTATATCCAAGGAAATAAACGGTTTAAAAAAAAGTCCCAACGACGGTTCTTTTAATTTTATAAAACAAGAGATATAA
- a CDS encoding BatA domain-containing protein, with the protein MFLNPVLLLLSSAAVFPIIIHLARKYGKKEMVFPASCLIEDCPLPLRKKFKLKRLIQLMLRILIIFSAATAFSMPVLGWRFPFSRTVSNSAVVLDVSESVTRSGIYAFEESKIFDYVSIVCVTGKGETKILNPDSFSEELNSERMGSRTADIPLAYLLCKDKGAKEFFLVSDSQKASWKGMEFLLMKFKAVCFPKTSYLFTIKSIVFPPWSVAGDTAIIFISKETGSDLWISSGDKTEHFLGDAEVFIPVFLEDRSETLTVFSSAETLEITVNSMGTIPVFSNSEEILDRLTCLFPSPIFQRTQSPESADLILLDEGEPLNFYIPFSNDRNMILFLEDGSKLGNYARSNFSVNPVSEISGHSVIREGVLSFLGVIASSHVSIENYDNSSVLSRFENGDPALIKNDNAYVFSFNPSNSTIFQTEQFPLALLNLAFEGKSSFSENPYVPVEERSSGLFDEESLHIQTVSIENLSEKAMESASFDISPFLTYFLFFLVAVEGTYSYFLKRWS; encoded by the coding sequence ATGTTCTTAAACCCTGTGCTGTTGCTTCTGTCCTCGGCGGCTGTATTCCCAATCATAATTCACCTCGCCAGAAAATACGGCAAAAAAGAAATGGTGTTTCCCGCCTCCTGCCTCATTGAAGATTGCCCCTTGCCTCTGAGAAAAAAATTCAAACTGAAAAGACTAATTCAGCTCATGCTGAGGATTCTCATCATATTTTCTGCAGCAACGGCATTTTCAATGCCTGTTCTGGGTTGGAGGTTTCCTTTCAGCAGGACGGTTTCGAATTCGGCTGTAGTCCTCGACGTTTCCGAAAGCGTCACTAGAAGCGGGATTTATGCTTTCGAAGAATCGAAAATTTTTGATTATGTGTCGATTGTCTGCGTCACGGGGAAAGGCGAAACGAAAATATTGAACCCCGACAGCTTTTCAGAAGAACTCAACTCCGAAAGAATGGGAAGCCGGACGGCGGATATTCCACTGGCGTACCTCCTCTGTAAGGACAAAGGAGCGAAAGAGTTTTTTTTAGTATCAGACAGTCAGAAAGCATCATGGAAAGGCATGGAATTTCTTTTGATGAAATTCAAAGCCGTCTGCTTTCCAAAAACTTCCTATCTTTTCACAATAAAATCAATCGTCTTCCCGCCGTGGTCTGTCGCCGGCGACACCGCGATTATTTTTATCTCTAAAGAAACCGGATCTGACCTCTGGATTTCTTCCGGCGACAAAACCGAACATTTTCTTGGCGATGCCGAAGTTTTCATACCGGTTTTTTTAGAAGACAGATCGGAGACATTAACGGTTTTCTCATCGGCGGAGACCCTCGAAATTACTGTTAATTCAATGGGAACAATCCCCGTCTTTTCAAACAGCGAAGAAATCCTCGACAGATTGACCTGTCTTTTCCCGAGTCCAATTTTTCAAAGAACTCAATCCCCAGAAAGCGCGGATCTCATCCTTTTGGATGAAGGCGAGCCCTTGAACTTTTATATCCCTTTTTCGAATGACCGGAATATGATTCTTTTTTTGGAAGACGGGTCAAAACTCGGAAATTACGCCAGGTCGAATTTTAGCGTCAACCCAGTGTCAGAGATTTCCGGGCATTCGGTGATCAGAGAGGGAGTTTTGAGCTTTTTGGGAGTCATCGCCTCATCCCACGTCTCAATAGAAAATTATGACAACTCCTCTGTTCTTTCGAGGTTTGAAAACGGGGATCCGGCTCTTATAAAGAACGACAATGCCTACGTTTTCAGTTTCAACCCCTCAAATTCAACAATTTTTCAAACCGAGCAATTTCCTCTGGCTCTTTTGAACCTTGCTTTCGAAGGAAAATCGAGTTTCTCCGAAAATCCCTACGTGCCTGTTGAAGAGCGTTCATCCGGCCTATTTGACGAAGAGAGTTTACATATACAGACCGTTTCAATCGAAAATCTCTCAGAAAAAGCCATGGAAAGCGCCTCTTTTGACATAAGCCCTTTTTTGACATATTTTCTTTTTTTTCTCGTCGCCGTCGAAGGTACATACTCATACTTTCTAAAGAGGTGGAGTTGA
- a CDS encoding DUF503 domain-containing protein, which produces MCVGLVNFTLSIEWAYSLKDKRQAVRSVKERLKNKFNASVAETGDHDLFNRATLSAAVVGSDKSSVEPQIHTMIKYVENDKNVRLEGVSVEYL; this is translated from the coding sequence ATGTGCGTAGGTTTGGTAAACTTCACCCTCTCAATCGAGTGGGCGTATTCGCTCAAGGACAAAAGACAGGCGGTCAGGAGCGTAAAAGAAAGGCTCAAAAACAAATTCAACGCCTCGGTCGCCGAGACAGGCGACCACGATTTGTTCAACCGGGCAACGCTTTCTGCCGCTGTCGTCGGCAGCGACAAAAGTTCTGTCGAACCACAGATACACACAATGATAAAATACGTCGAAAACGACAAAAATGTCAGGCTTGAAGGTGTCAGTGTCGAGTATCTCTGA
- a CDS encoding DUF2520 domain-containing protein translates to MSSISEKRIGIVGPGKVGATLAYAFRQRGFAVSVKAKKNLKPSTRRSLRFLGIKVFSESQRFMSNSDIIFICTREKDIFPAYGEIEGFLTKNHFLAHTSASFAARGNLKGMPVFHPYRSFPDAENDFKALEGVLFGISGKGDLRILFKLAKKLGGKPAEIPEKMLPLYHASAVILVEGAVKTVAKASMMLEMTGFEKNQAKEICTDFALKMQKNIQKYGIEASETGPVSRKSQEIIDRHLKEIKKLFPECLQLYKALVQK, encoded by the coding sequence GTGTCGAGTATCTCTGAAAAGAGAATTGGAATAGTTGGACCCGGAAAAGTGGGCGCCACGCTCGCTTACGCTTTCAGGCAAAGGGGTTTTGCGGTCTCTGTAAAAGCTAAAAAAAACTTGAAGCCATCCACGCGCAGAAGTTTGAGATTTCTTGGAATAAAAGTTTTCAGCGAATCTCAGCGGTTTATGTCGAATTCCGATATAATCTTCATCTGCACCCGGGAAAAAGATATTTTTCCAGCTTATGGAGAAATCGAAGGTTTTTTGACAAAAAACCATTTCTTGGCTCATACAAGCGCTTCTTTTGCCGCCCGGGGAAACCTCAAAGGTATGCCGGTGTTTCATCCATACAGATCTTTTCCAGATGCAGAAAATGATTTTAAGGCATTAGAAGGAGTCCTTTTCGGAATTTCAGGGAAGGGCGACCTAAGAATTCTTTTTAAACTTGCAAAAAAACTCGGAGGAAAACCGGCGGAAATCCCCGAAAAAATGCTCCCTCTTTACCACGCTTCGGCTGTCATTCTCGTCGAGGGCGCCGTAAAAACGGTTGCAAAAGCCTCCATGATGCTTGAAATGACAGGTTTTGAAAAAAATCAAGCCAAGGAGATTTGCACGGACTTCGCCCTAAAAATGCAAAAAAACATACAAAAATACGGAATAGAGGCGTCCGAGACAGGACCAGTTTCGAGAAAATCACAAGAAATCATCGACAGGCATTTAAAAGAGATAAAAAAACTCTTCCCCGAGTGCCTCCAACTATACAAAGCTCTTGTCCAAAAATGA
- a CDS encoding methyltransferase translates to MKDIHPVKLKKYGVQIKPAQGYSGRLKIPKSAQYIMAQIEKEKNLGTVTVFGAGPGFLSLPLSKFCEKVIAVEWNLTPYRILKENIRKNSLKNVFPVLSFDLREKSDLIVVNLDPHGGRELTVSMFQKSLKALKEGGGLLFAGRRDFGAKWYQKYLKTLFENVEVLDITGGYRVIKCVQKKDSEPQNFARELVYNGKKFMTLPGVFSRKKIDEGSKLLIQNVKTSKHKKIIDFGGGYGAIGLSLSGLAQKCYLIENNLIAIKCCAKNLCLNKAMNCQLIFEERVPENLFGTVDLFVSNPPTHFGGNTADFIIDQAYRALAKDGVAAFVVHRTGGYSSRLKHVFKNVEIEENGFYSVLKAKKCS, encoded by the coding sequence ATGAAGGACATACATCCGGTAAAACTCAAGAAATACGGAGTTCAAATAAAACCCGCGCAGGGTTATTCGGGCAGACTCAAAATTCCAAAATCCGCTCAATACATAATGGCTCAGATCGAGAAGGAAAAGAATCTGGGAACAGTTACGGTTTTCGGAGCCGGACCCGGTTTCCTCTCCCTGCCCCTATCGAAGTTCTGCGAAAAGGTCATAGCTGTGGAGTGGAACCTGACACCTTACAGAATTTTGAAAGAAAACATTCGAAAAAATTCCCTGAAAAATGTTTTTCCCGTTTTGTCCTTTGACCTCAGAGAAAAGTCAGATCTGATAGTCGTCAATTTAGACCCTCACGGCGGAAGGGAGTTGACGGTATCAATGTTTCAAAAATCCCTGAAAGCTCTGAAAGAAGGAGGAGGTCTGCTTTTCGCCGGAAGAAGGGATTTCGGTGCCAAATGGTACCAGAAATACCTGAAGACGCTCTTTGAAAACGTCGAAGTTCTCGACATAACAGGCGGTTACAGGGTGATTAAATGCGTACAGAAAAAAGATTCCGAACCGCAAAATTTTGCGAGAGAACTTGTATACAATGGAAAAAAATTTATGACCCTGCCCGGGGTTTTCTCGAGAAAAAAGATTGATGAAGGTTCAAAACTTCTCATACAAAACGTCAAAACCTCTAAACATAAAAAGATAATAGACTTCGGCGGAGGATACGGCGCTATCGGTTTAAGCCTTTCAGGGCTCGCCCAAAAATGCTATTTGATCGAGAACAACCTCATAGCCATAAAATGCTGTGCCAAAAACCTGTGTCTGAACAAAGCCATGAATTGCCAACTTATTTTCGAGGAAAGGGTCCCCGAAAACCTCTTCGGGACGGTTGATCTTTTTGTCTCAAACCCCCCGACGCATTTCGGCGGAAACACGGCAGATTTCATAATAGATCAAGCTTACAGAGCTCTTGCAAAAGACGGGGTCGCCGCTTTCGTCGTCCACAGGACGGGCGGATACTCTTCAAGACTTAAACATGTCTTTAAAAACGTCGAAATAGAAGAAAACGGTTTTTATTCTGTTCTAAAGGCAAAAAAATGTTCTTAA
- a CDS encoding glutaredoxin family protein, with protein MNIKVYTTPSCTYCGSVKTYLRQKGVPFSEVDVSKNKAAAEEMVRKSRQMGVPVVDIGGKIIVGFNKPAIDRALGLHH; from the coding sequence ATGAATATAAAAGTCTACACGACGCCGTCATGCACATATTGCGGTTCTGTAAAAACTTATCTCAGACAAAAAGGCGTTCCCTTCAGCGAAGTAGATGTTTCTAAGAATAAAGCTGCTGCGGAGGAAATGGTAAGAAAAAGCAGGCAAATGGGTGTTCCCGTTGTAGATATCGGCGGCAAAATAATTGTAGGCTTCAACAAACCTGCTATAGACAGAGCTCTGGGTTTACACCATTGA
- a CDS encoding adenylosuccinate synthase, with product MPATAVVGANWGDEGKGKMTDYFAKNSDIVVRFQGGNNAGHTIINEYGKFALHLLPSGVFYPHVKNVLGPGVALNIKSFLDEIESLRKRGVPKPSIMVSDRAKIVMPYHVLFDGFEEARLKGEKFGSTGSGIAPFYSDKSAKIAVEASMFYDRKMFFSTVKKALDRKNILLEHLYKEEKLDLEKLAEEMLSQGEMIKPYLTDTTSFLKEALKEKKKILLEGQLGSLRDPDHGIYPFSTSSSPLAGFASVGAGIPPYEIKEVIAVVKAYSTCVGRGPFVAEIFGAEADELRNRGGDAGEFGATTGRPRRMGWFDCVATRYGCAVQGATQVVLTNLDVLGYLETIPVCVKYKTGKEETDNFLTTPFLESARPVLASYKGWKTDISSVRRFDDLPREAKEYVNMIEEQLEVRISWVSVGPKRADLIERDGARIFSW from the coding sequence ATGCCAGCAACTGCAGTTGTCGGAGCCAACTGGGGAGACGAAGGGAAAGGGAAGATGACCGACTATTTCGCGAAAAATTCCGACATAGTGGTCAGGTTTCAGGGCGGGAACAACGCCGGTCACACTATCATAAACGAATACGGCAAATTCGCCCTGCATCTTTTGCCCTCGGGAGTTTTTTATCCGCACGTCAAAAATGTCCTTGGGCCTGGCGTCGCTCTTAATATAAAGAGTTTTTTGGATGAAATCGAATCTCTCAGGAAAAGAGGTGTTCCCAAACCTTCTATAATGGTCTCCGACAGGGCTAAGATCGTCATGCCTTACCACGTTCTTTTCGACGGGTTTGAAGAAGCGCGTTTAAAAGGTGAAAAATTCGGTTCTACAGGTTCAGGAATAGCTCCGTTTTATTCCGATAAAAGCGCAAAAATCGCCGTTGAGGCTTCGATGTTTTACGACAGAAAAATGTTTTTTTCGACGGTGAAGAAAGCCCTGGATCGGAAGAATATTCTTTTGGAACACCTGTACAAAGAGGAAAAACTTGACCTTGAAAAACTGGCGGAAGAGATGCTTTCGCAGGGTGAAATGATAAAACCGTATTTAACCGACACGACATCGTTTTTAAAAGAAGCTTTGAAGGAAAAGAAAAAAATTCTTCTCGAAGGTCAGCTCGGTTCTCTCAGAGATCCTGACCATGGCATATACCCTTTTTCAACCTCATCATCCCCTCTTGCCGGTTTCGCGTCAGTAGGCGCTGGAATACCACCCTACGAGATAAAGGAGGTAATCGCAGTCGTCAAAGCCTATTCTACTTGCGTCGGCAGAGGACCTTTTGTCGCGGAGATTTTCGGCGCTGAAGCGGACGAGCTGAGAAATAGAGGAGGGGACGCCGGAGAATTCGGCGCGACGACAGGCAGGCCGAGAAGAATGGGTTGGTTCGACTGCGTCGCGACGAGATACGGTTGCGCGGTTCAGGGGGCTACCCAGGTGGTATTGACGAATTTGGACGTTCTCGGATACCTAGAAACCATACCTGTCTGCGTAAAGTACAAGACAGGAAAAGAGGAGACGGATAATTTTCTGACAACGCCTTTTTTGGAAAGCGCAAGGCCTGTCCTTGCAAGTTACAAGGGATGGAAAACTGATATTTCGTCTGTCCGAAGATTTGACGACTTGCCCCGTGAGGCCAAAGAATACGTGAACATGATTGAAGAGCAACTCGAAGTAAGAATTTCATGGGTATCGGTGGGTCCAAAACGCGCCGACCTCATAGAGAGAGACGGCGCGCGTATATTCAGTTGGTAG
- a CDS encoding carboxypeptidase regulatory-like domain-containing protein encodes MKKYAALILIFLPLTLFVSCTKDSSPTQPTNTGCVDGYFRLPSGDFPVPGATVSVGNITTTTASDGYFMLQNVPEGDQVLTATKEVFTASATVTVVKNDTASRTLYSSVPVRSYFLVVYGGDFWDELTTVLKTAGISYDSVNLHNLTSNDINGRKYIFLVSDSGYVSNTYPAELKNWAEQQGNHLYASSSAYIWLLGMFPGQFERYNTDGMAGTATNIVIESSLSSYVGGTLSVVFTLPYVPISMIQTGVTALIRATVPVEGGQWLSDSPVAFRWREGGSNGGTITFTNLYTGMKGPAEERAKIYLSLF; translated from the coding sequence ATGAAAAAGTACGCCGCTCTGATACTAATTTTTCTGCCGCTGACATTGTTTGTCTCCTGCACAAAAGATTCCTCGCCCACACAGCCAACAAACACAGGTTGCGTGGACGGATATTTCAGGCTGCCTTCGGGAGACTTTCCCGTGCCGGGAGCCACCGTTTCAGTCGGCAACATCACCACTACGACAGCTTCAGACGGTTATTTTATGCTGCAAAACGTGCCTGAAGGCGATCAGGTCCTGACTGCGACAAAGGAAGTCTTCACAGCTTCTGCAACTGTCACGGTAGTCAAAAACGACACTGCTTCGAGAACGCTTTATTCTTCTGTTCCCGTGAGAAGCTATTTCCTCGTAGTCTACGGAGGGGATTTCTGGGACGAACTGACAACGGTTCTAAAGACCGCCGGCATCTCATACGATTCAGTCAACCTTCACAATTTGACCTCCAACGACATAAACGGGAGAAAATACATTTTCTTGGTCTCAGACAGCGGTTATGTATCCAACACTTACCCCGCAGAACTCAAAAACTGGGCTGAACAGCAGGGCAACCACCTCTACGCTTCGAGCAGCGCTTACATTTGGCTTTTGGGCATGTTCCCCGGACAATTCGAAAGGTACAACACGGACGGCATGGCAGGCACCGCCACAAACATTGTCATCGAGTCTTCACTTTCTTCCTACGTCGGGGGAACTCTTTCTGTTGTCTTTACGTTGCCGTATGTCCCGATAAGCATGATTCAGACAGGAGTTACAGCCCTGATAAGAGCCACTGTGCCAGTCGAGGGGGGGCAATGGCTTTCAGACTCCCCTGTAGCTTTCAGGTGGAGAGAAGGCGGATCCAACGGCGGAACAATAACTTTCACAAACCTCTACACAGGGATGAAAGGACCGGCTGAGGAAAGGGCTAAAATTTACCTCTCTCTTTTCTGA
- a CDS encoding T9SS type A sorting domain-containing protein — translation MKFILTVFITFALPAIAFSNAERAEICGINPWTGQETPVYQKSSVPRSPVLLIPDSNADVVGMFSPNDGSYLGNIIVDDPTGINYDLSTPINAIHGPAKIIFLSDQVSDAVYAFDSLGNFLYIAADTSDGLNNVRGIAFRNDTLFVTNGTGNKAIYMFSGPHLFAGFFVPSGTIDPFDILFLSDGSALVADIEGSSDNVRLYDPSGSFVKQIISINFPEQINTDPVLPGAFLVAGFSADNITDFDTSGAVFRTLPFSGARGVYRLGNGNILATSSTGVVELDSATGSQVAVEYAGQCRFIELYDASLGVEEPVEQPVGIKALRVSPNPFDGDLNVSFSLTSPQRVFVSVYSVLGSKVRTLSEGVLERGDHCFVWNGKDDSGAECLSGVYFITVTTPEGESNQKVEYLK, via the coding sequence ATGAAATTTATTCTGACGGTTTTCATTACATTTGCTCTCCCGGCTATAGCCTTTTCGAACGCCGAAAGAGCTGAAATTTGCGGCATAAACCCATGGACAGGGCAAGAAACGCCTGTCTATCAGAAGTCGTCCGTTCCGAGGTCTCCGGTTCTTTTGATCCCCGATTCAAACGCGGATGTAGTGGGTATGTTCTCTCCAAACGATGGTTCTTATCTTGGGAATATTATTGTCGACGACCCTACCGGAATAAACTATGACCTTTCAACACCGATAAACGCCATACATGGACCTGCAAAAATAATATTTCTTTCTGACCAGGTATCAGACGCAGTCTACGCTTTTGACTCTTTGGGCAACTTTCTCTACATCGCAGCGGACACTTCAGACGGCTTGAACAATGTAAGGGGCATCGCTTTCAGAAACGACACCCTTTTTGTCACGAATGGAACAGGAAACAAAGCCATATACATGTTCAGCGGGCCTCACTTATTTGCGGGCTTTTTCGTCCCGTCGGGAACTATAGATCCTTTCGATATCCTATTCCTTTCAGACGGAAGCGCTTTGGTCGCAGACATCGAGGGTTCTTCCGACAACGTAAGGCTCTACGACCCTTCGGGTAGTTTCGTAAAACAGATAATTTCCATAAATTTTCCCGAGCAGATAAACACCGACCCGGTCCTTCCCGGCGCTTTCTTAGTCGCGGGTTTTTCCGCCGACAACATAACTGACTTCGACACTAGCGGAGCCGTTTTCAGAACACTGCCTTTCAGCGGCGCAAGAGGCGTTTACAGGCTCGGAAACGGAAACATTCTCGCGACGAGTTCTACCGGCGTGGTCGAACTCGATTCTGCGACAGGCTCTCAGGTCGCTGTTGAGTATGCTGGTCAATGCAGGTTCATAGAACTCTACGATGCGTCTCTCGGAGTTGAAGAACCGGTAGAACAACCCGTCGGAATAAAGGCTTTGAGGGTTTCTCCAAATCCTTTTGACGGAGACCTAAATGTATCCTTCAGCCTTACCAGCCCTCAACGCGTCTTTGTCAGCGTCTATTCAGTCCTCGGTTCAAAAGTGAGAACTCTCAGTGAAGGAGTCCTTGAACGGGGGGACCATTGCTTTGTATGGAACGGAAAAGACGACAGCGGCGCTGAATGCCTGAGCGGAGTCTATTTCATAACAGTGACAACCCCTGAGGGCGAATCAAACCAAAAAGTCGAGTATCTCAAGTAA